The following coding sequences lie in one Bos indicus isolate NIAB-ARS_2022 breed Sahiwal x Tharparkar chromosome 12, NIAB-ARS_B.indTharparkar_mat_pri_1.0, whole genome shotgun sequence genomic window:
- the FAM216B gene encoding protein FAM216B — MGEKWKRQQKLCNVPHIPRIRVPRSASDTPLLKDLTQGQQRYFYSIMRIYSPRPQWEALQARYLHSLQHQQLLGYITQREASACAAVLRDSTKRASAKAGPHRTVPQRAAGRTRTQPSARPVCVIPLRARSTRLPSLRSRAVHKL; from the exons AtgggagagaaatggaaaagacaACAAAAGCTGTGCAATGTGCCACATATTCCTCGCATTCGAGTCCCTCGCTCTGCCTCTGACACGCCATTGTTGAAG GACCTAACCCAGGGGCAGCAGCGCTACTTTTACAGCATCATGAGGATTTACAGCCCCAGGCCCCAGTGGGAGGCCCTGCAGGCCCGCTACCTTCACAGCCTTCAGCACCAGCAGCTGCTTG gCTATATTACTCAACGGGAGGCCTCGGCCTGTGCGGCTGTACTAAGAGATTCAACCAAAAGGGCCTCAGCCAAGGCAGGTCCTCATAGAACCGTCCCCCAGAGAGCCGCGGGCAGGACAAGAACACAGCCCTCAGCAAGACCTGTGTGTGTGATTCCACTCAGGGCCCGAAGCACAAGGCTCCCATCCCTCAGGTCCAGGGCTGTGCACAAGCTCTGA